The following are encoded together in the Tatumella ptyseos genome:
- a CDS encoding glycoside hydrolase family 43 protein has protein sequence MSDYPNPLIEQRADPHIYLHSDGTYYFIASVPEYDRLEIRHSPTLVGLAEAPATVIWHKPDSGPMSALIWAPELHRIDNQWVIYYAAAPSSEIVDGLFQHRMYALICEGQDPLRDAWQEKGRIITPIDSFSLDATYFQHQGKHYYLWAQKDPAIKGNSNLYLSELANPWTLKTPPIMLSKPEFAWETRGFSVNEGPAFIAHGDRVMIAFSASATDENYCIGLLYADKSSNLLDPSSWHKLTQPLFTTHRGNQQFGPGHNSFTRNEQGEDILVYHARSYSTIEGDPLYDPNRHTRIKVFHWDDEGMPCFGEPTAES, from the coding sequence ATGAGTGATTACCCCAATCCCCTGATAGAACAGCGTGCGGATCCCCATATTTATCTTCATTCAGATGGCACCTATTATTTTATCGCATCAGTGCCTGAGTACGACCGGTTAGAGATACGCCACTCACCCACCTTAGTGGGTCTGGCTGAGGCACCGGCAACGGTAATTTGGCACAAGCCGGACAGTGGGCCGATGAGCGCCCTGATTTGGGCTCCTGAGCTACATCGGATCGATAATCAATGGGTGATTTACTATGCCGCAGCTCCCTCATCAGAGATTGTAGACGGACTGTTTCAACATCGGATGTACGCGCTAATCTGTGAGGGCCAGGACCCCCTTCGTGACGCTTGGCAAGAGAAGGGCAGGATCATCACGCCAATCGATAGTTTCTCCTTAGATGCGACCTATTTCCAACATCAGGGTAAGCACTATTATCTTTGGGCGCAGAAAGATCCTGCCATTAAAGGCAATTCAAACTTATACCTGTCTGAACTCGCTAACCCTTGGACATTGAAAACACCGCCAATCATGTTGAGTAAGCCTGAATTTGCTTGGGAAACACGAGGTTTTTCAGTCAATGAAGGACCAGCCTTTATCGCCCATGGCGATCGCGTAATGATTGCTTTTTCAGCCAGCGCGACGGATGAGAATTACTGTATTGGACTCCTTTATGCCGATAAGTCGAGTAACCTCTTAGATCCGTCCAGTTGGCATAAACTCACGCAGCCACTCTTCACCACTCACCGCGGTAATCAACAATTTGGGCCGGGTCATAATAGTTTTACGCGTAACGAACAGGGTGAGGATATTCTGGTCTACCATGCTCGCAGCTATTCAACGATTGAAGGGGATCCCCTCTATGATCCCAATCGACATACACGCATTAAGGTATTTCATTGGGACGACGAGGGGATGCCTTGCTTCGGTGAGCCTACCGCAGAAAGTTAA
- a CDS encoding purine-cytosine permease family protein — translation MSEYSLVEGKPPVKKAPSVNETLEDYTLRYAPYSFRRWGTATVAITALGGIAYLADFSIGASIGMTYGTTNALLAILFAAIIIFLTGIPLAYYAARYNIDLDLITRGAGFGYYGSVVTSIIFASFTFIFFALEGSIMAQGLQLGLHIPLWLGYLVSTLMVIPLVIYGMKALSQLQIWTTPIWLVLMIGPVLYLVWQQPTLTDQFFNFQGKNGTTGADLASVMLGAGICLSLIMQIGEQIDYLRFMPAKTRENSRSWWIAVLSAGPGWVILGALKQAIGAFLGFYLLTLAPGINSTEPVQQFNAAFHQMLPGWLALTLAVILVVISQIKINVTNAYSGSLSWTSAYTRVRRHYPGRIVFVLINLAIALALMEGDMFSVLGNILGFYANFAIAWVTVVAVDIAVNKYLLKLSPKQPEYRKGMLYSVNPVGMVAFLAAAGLSIAAFFGLLGPFLMPYSPLIALVVAAVLTPIIGLLTGGKYYLKHTDDGIAESRYDLAGSPVSTLYHCVACQQAYERPDVLFSAHHNGVICSLCKTLH, via the coding sequence ATGAGTGAATACAGTTTAGTTGAGGGGAAACCTCCGGTGAAAAAAGCGCCCTCGGTTAACGAAACATTAGAAGATTATACATTACGCTATGCTCCTTATAGCTTTCGACGTTGGGGCACTGCGACGGTCGCTATTACGGCTTTAGGGGGGATCGCCTATCTGGCCGATTTCTCGATCGGTGCCAGTATTGGCATGACTTATGGAACCACCAATGCCTTACTCGCGATTCTCTTCGCAGCGATCATTATTTTCTTAACTGGTATTCCCCTCGCCTATTACGCGGCGCGCTATAATATCGATCTCGACTTAATCACTCGTGGGGCTGGCTTTGGCTATTATGGCTCGGTAGTGACCAGTATTATCTTTGCCAGTTTTACCTTTATCTTTTTTGCGCTAGAAGGCTCGATTATGGCGCAAGGCTTACAACTGGGCCTGCATATTCCCCTATGGTTAGGCTATTTGGTCTCCACCTTGATGGTAATCCCACTCGTTATCTATGGGATGAAAGCATTGAGCCAATTACAAATTTGGACCACGCCCATCTGGTTAGTATTAATGATCGGACCTGTGCTCTATTTAGTCTGGCAGCAGCCGACCCTCACCGATCAATTTTTCAACTTCCAAGGTAAAAACGGGACAACGGGTGCCGATCTCGCTTCAGTCATGTTGGGAGCGGGGATCTGTTTGTCATTGATTATGCAGATTGGTGAGCAGATTGATTATCTACGCTTTATGCCAGCGAAAACGCGCGAAAATAGTCGTTCATGGTGGATTGCAGTGCTGTCAGCAGGACCGGGGTGGGTTATTTTGGGCGCACTGAAACAAGCCATTGGCGCGTTTCTGGGGTTTTATTTACTGACACTCGCACCAGGCATCAATAGTACTGAACCGGTCCAACAATTTAATGCCGCTTTTCACCAAATGCTACCCGGCTGGTTAGCCTTAACGCTTGCGGTGATCTTAGTGGTTATTTCACAAATCAAGATTAATGTTACCAATGCCTACTCCGGTTCGTTATCTTGGACAAGTGCCTATACGCGAGTACGCCGCCACTATCCGGGAAGAATTGTCTTTGTATTAATCAATCTCGCTATCGCGCTCGCCCTGATGGAAGGCGATATGTTCTCAGTGCTCGGTAATATCTTAGGGTTTTACGCTAACTTTGCTATCGCTTGGGTAACGGTTGTCGCCGTTGATATCGCCGTCAACAAGTATCTGTTAAAGCTCTCTCCTAAGCAGCCAGAGTATCGAAAAGGGATGCTTTATAGTGTGAATCCCGTCGGGATGGTGGCCTTTTTGGCCGCCGCGGGGTTATCTATTGCGGCGTTCTTTGGTTTGCTGGGTCCTTTCCTCATGCCCTATTCACCTTTAATTGCCTTAGTCGTGGCGGCAGTGCTCACACCCATCATCGGCCTGCTCACCGGCGGAAAGTATTATCTTAAACACACTGACGATGGTATCGCTGAGTCGCGTTACGATCTGGCAGGTTCGCCGGTGAGTACACTGTACCATTGTGTGGCATGCCAACAAGCCTACGAGCGTCCCGATGTGCTGTTCTCGGCCCACCATAACGGGGTGATCTGCTCGTTATGTAAAACACTCCATTAA
- a CDS encoding GntR family transcriptional regulator, producing MPNSPPTAGREALAAKVYHAVKQSIFDFQLLPGERFSENELAQQLQVSRTPVRQALFNLEREGYVEVLFRSGWQVKAFDFDYFEELYDLRIVLECEAVRRLCAMSCAESRTALAAVHHFWSESAPLTQGKAVALEDEAFHRALVAATNNRQFLLLHTELTEKLSIIRRLDFTRDDRILATYQQHQAILQAIFAQRCETALRLLTLHISESKAAVREITLHRLHQARLTLQACEDNKEGLRATSG from the coding sequence ATGCCTAATTCCCCTCCGACGGCCGGGCGTGAAGCCCTTGCGGCAAAGGTCTATCACGCGGTTAAACAATCTATTTTTGATTTTCAGCTATTACCCGGTGAGCGCTTTAGCGAGAACGAGCTTGCCCAACAGTTACAGGTGAGCCGTACTCCGGTACGGCAGGCCCTTTTCAATTTAGAGCGTGAAGGTTACGTAGAAGTCCTGTTTCGCAGTGGCTGGCAGGTGAAAGCCTTCGATTTTGACTATTTTGAAGAGCTTTATGATTTACGAATCGTTTTGGAATGTGAAGCGGTACGTCGATTGTGTGCCATGTCTTGTGCAGAGAGTCGCACCGCACTCGCAGCCGTGCATCATTTTTGGTCTGAAAGCGCGCCATTAACCCAAGGTAAAGCGGTCGCCTTGGAAGACGAGGCTTTTCATCGCGCTTTGGTCGCCGCGACCAATAATCGTCAGTTTTTACTGTTACATACTGAATTAACTGAAAAGTTAAGCATTATTCGTCGTCTCGACTTTACCCGTGATGACCGTATTCTCGCCACCTACCAACAACATCAGGCTATTTTGCAAGCTATCTTCGCGCAACGCTGCGAAACCGCTCTGCGTCTGCTCACCCTGCATATTTCAGAGAGTAAAGCCGCCGTTCGCGAAATTACCTTGCATCGTCTGCATCAAGCGCGGCTCACCTTACAGGCTTGTGAAGATAACAAGGAGGGACTGCGAGCCACTTCAGGTTAG
- the uca gene encoding urea carboxylase, producing the protein MFTTVLIANRGEIACRAINTLKRLGITSVAVFSDADRNARHVKEADIAIALGGDKASESYLRSDKILAAAKQSGAQAIWPGYGFLSESVSFATACEEQGIIFIGPTAHQIAEFGLKHRARELAAEAGVPMTPGTALLTSLEEALKAAEAIGYPIMLKSTAGGGGIGLTRCEDAPALREAWESVRRLGEQFFSDAGVFLERYIDHARHIEVQIFGDGKGKVIALGERDCSLQRRNQKVVEETPAPHLPPTLREALLDSAVRLGERVNYRSAGTVEYIYDPLKQAFYFLEVNTRLQVEHPITEAVTGVDLVECMLRVAADDPLDWQRLEQPPQGAAIEVRLYAEDPLKNFQPCPGILTAVQFPPGARIDSGIEQGSEVSAFYDPMIAKLIVKAETRQAALEALQQALAATQLQGITTNLDYLRQVIATEVFREGEVSTRFLDTFIPQASVVEVLQPGTFSSIQDYPGRLGYWHIGVPPSGPMDDYAFRLANRIVGNHPAAAGLEFTLQGPTLRFHCDTVISLTGADCPARLDDQPVKYWQPIQVKAGQTLTLGRAQQGCRTYLALRNGFDVPEYLGSRSTFVLGQFGGHAGRTLRVADMLAISQPTLAAYTTPAPISEPIALNPAMIPQYSATWEIGVLYGPHGAPDFFTEESIERFFASEWQVHYNSNRLGVRLMGPAPSWSRPDGGEAGLHPSNVHDCEYAVGAINFTGDFPVILTHDGPSLGGFVCPVTIARAELWKVGQLKPGDSIRFYPISHQEAVARETAQQQAISQWVPPSVPRLPAPELTETALGSATLLAVRPATSVTPDAYYRQAGDHYILIEYGDNILDLALRLRVHLLMEALDDAAIEGIEELSPGVRSLQIRYDSLRLTQQALMTRLLEIEEGLGDVTQLKVPSRIIWLPMAFEDSATLAAVERYQETVCTQAPWLPNNVDFIQRINGLADRETVRETLFSASYLVLGLGDVYLGAPCAVPLDPRHRLLSSKYNPARTFTAEGTVGIGGMYMCIYGMDSPGGYQLVGRTLPIWNKFLKNSQFSDNQPWLLHFFDQVRFYPVTEAELTVEREAFREGRSTIRIEESVFDFAEYQQFLSENAQSIADFRSRQSQAFSEEVSLWAAQEQQSPIVQTAALEEETPSTDTPICAELSGNVWKVLVKNGDVVEIGQPLIIVEAMKMELSITATLSGTITHISAQPGQQVTPGQLLLRLTEGDITHA; encoded by the coding sequence ATGTTTACCACAGTACTGATTGCTAACCGTGGTGAGATTGCTTGCCGCGCAATCAACACCTTAAAACGTCTAGGGATCACCAGCGTTGCCGTCTTTTCTGATGCCGATCGCAATGCACGACATGTTAAAGAGGCGGATATCGCCATTGCGCTGGGCGGAGATAAAGCCAGCGAGAGCTATCTTCGCAGCGATAAAATACTGGCCGCCGCTAAACAGAGCGGTGCACAGGCTATTTGGCCCGGTTACGGCTTTCTCTCTGAAAGTGTCTCGTTTGCTACCGCCTGTGAAGAACAAGGCATTATCTTTATCGGCCCTACGGCACACCAGATTGCGGAATTCGGGTTAAAGCATCGTGCGCGAGAACTCGCGGCAGAAGCCGGCGTCCCGATGACACCTGGTACCGCACTGCTCACTTCGTTAGAAGAGGCTCTAAAGGCCGCCGAGGCGATCGGCTATCCCATCATGCTAAAAAGCACGGCAGGTGGAGGGGGAATCGGGCTGACACGCTGTGAAGATGCTCCCGCGCTGCGTGAGGCATGGGAAAGTGTGCGACGTCTCGGGGAACAATTTTTTAGCGATGCTGGGGTCTTTCTTGAGCGCTATATCGATCATGCTCGCCATATTGAAGTGCAAATTTTTGGTGATGGAAAAGGAAAAGTTATCGCCTTGGGCGAAAGAGACTGTTCGTTACAGCGCCGCAACCAGAAAGTGGTGGAAGAAACCCCTGCTCCCCATCTTCCTCCTACACTGCGCGAAGCTTTATTAGATTCAGCCGTTCGTCTGGGGGAACGGGTCAACTATCGCAGCGCTGGCACCGTAGAGTATATTTACGACCCGCTAAAACAAGCTTTTTATTTCCTAGAAGTCAACACTCGACTGCAAGTCGAGCATCCTATTACTGAAGCGGTGACAGGCGTCGATTTAGTTGAATGCATGTTACGTGTCGCAGCAGACGATCCCCTTGACTGGCAGCGCTTAGAACAGCCTCCACAAGGGGCCGCTATCGAAGTCCGCCTTTACGCTGAAGATCCCTTAAAGAATTTCCAGCCCTGCCCAGGCATCTTAACGGCTGTTCAATTTCCCCCCGGCGCACGGATAGACAGTGGCATTGAACAAGGCAGTGAGGTCTCGGCTTTCTATGATCCGATGATCGCTAAATTAATCGTCAAGGCAGAGACTCGTCAGGCCGCCCTCGAGGCATTACAACAAGCCTTGGCCGCGACTCAGTTACAAGGCATCACCACTAATTTAGATTATTTACGTCAAGTGATCGCCACGGAAGTATTTCGTGAGGGTGAGGTATCGACTCGTTTTCTCGACACGTTTATCCCGCAGGCCTCTGTCGTCGAAGTGCTACAACCCGGTACCTTTAGTAGCATACAGGATTACCCTGGACGGTTAGGCTATTGGCATATCGGTGTACCCCCTTCGGGTCCGATGGATGATTACGCCTTTCGCTTAGCGAATCGTATTGTGGGCAATCATCCCGCTGCCGCAGGTCTGGAATTTACCCTACAAGGGCCGACGTTGCGCTTTCATTGCGATACGGTAATAAGTTTAACGGGTGCTGACTGCCCGGCGAGGCTTGATGACCAACCGGTAAAGTATTGGCAGCCTATTCAGGTCAAAGCAGGTCAAACACTGACCTTGGGCCGGGCGCAACAGGGATGTCGCACTTACTTAGCCTTGCGCAATGGTTTTGATGTGCCCGAGTATTTGGGTAGCCGGTCGACCTTCGTACTGGGTCAATTTGGTGGTCATGCCGGTCGAACGTTGCGTGTGGCCGATATGCTGGCAATCTCTCAGCCTACCCTTGCTGCTTACACTACGCCTGCCCCGATCAGTGAACCTATTGCGCTCAATCCAGCGATGATCCCTCAGTACAGTGCGACGTGGGAAATTGGCGTTTTATACGGCCCACACGGCGCCCCCGACTTTTTTACCGAGGAAAGTATTGAACGCTTTTTTGCCAGCGAGTGGCAGGTACATTATAACTCTAACCGCCTTGGTGTACGATTAATGGGACCCGCCCCAAGCTGGAGTCGCCCCGATGGCGGCGAAGCCGGTTTACACCCCTCGAATGTCCATGATTGCGAATATGCCGTGGGGGCGATTAACTTTACTGGCGATTTTCCGGTTATCCTGACCCACGACGGACCAAGCTTAGGAGGCTTTGTCTGTCCAGTGACCATTGCCCGGGCGGAATTGTGGAAAGTGGGCCAACTAAAGCCCGGGGATAGCATCCGTTTTTATCCGATAAGTCACCAAGAGGCCGTAGCCCGTGAAACGGCTCAACAGCAGGCTATCTCGCAATGGGTTCCGCCTTCTGTCCCTCGGCTACCTGCCCCTGAACTCACTGAAACGGCACTTGGTTCAGCAACCCTACTCGCTGTACGTCCCGCGACATCAGTGACGCCAGATGCCTATTACCGGCAGGCGGGTGATCACTACATCTTAATTGAGTATGGCGATAATATTCTCGACCTCGCGTTACGCTTGCGCGTCCATCTATTGATGGAAGCCCTGGACGATGCCGCCATTGAGGGGATTGAAGAGCTTTCTCCCGGTGTCCGTTCATTACAAATTCGTTACGACAGCTTACGCCTGACTCAACAAGCGTTGATGACTCGATTGCTCGAGATTGAAGAAGGACTTGGCGACGTAACGCAATTAAAAGTTCCCTCACGGATCATTTGGTTACCCATGGCCTTTGAGGATAGCGCCACCCTTGCCGCAGTCGAGCGATACCAAGAAACCGTCTGTACCCAAGCCCCTTGGCTACCTAATAACGTCGATTTTATCCAACGGATTAATGGTCTCGCCGATCGCGAGACGGTCCGCGAGACGCTATTTTCTGCCAGCTATCTTGTTCTTGGATTAGGCGATGTCTATCTCGGTGCCCCCTGTGCCGTCCCCCTCGATCCACGTCACCGTTTACTGAGCTCCAAGTATAATCCTGCTCGAACCTTTACCGCCGAGGGGACTGTTGGCATTGGCGGGATGTATATGTGTATCTACGGAATGGACTCACCGGGCGGCTATCAACTCGTTGGTAGAACATTACCCATCTGGAATAAATTTTTAAAAAATAGCCAATTTAGCGACAACCAACCTTGGCTGCTGCATTTCTTCGATCAAGTTCGCTTTTATCCTGTGACCGAAGCGGAATTGACCGTTGAACGGGAAGCTTTTCGTGAAGGCCGCAGTACCATTCGTATCGAAGAAAGCGTGTTTGATTTTGCAGAATACCAACAGTTTCTCAGTGAGAATGCTCAATCCATTGCGGATTTTCGCTCTCGTCAATCTCAGGCTTTTTCCGAAGAGGTGAGTCTCTGGGCGGCACAGGAGCAACAGAGTCCTATCGTTCAAACGGCAGCGCTTGAAGAAGAGACACCCTCAACCGATACGCCTATTTGCGCCGAATTAAGCGGTAATGTTTGGAAAGTATTGGTGAAAAACGGTGATGTTGTCGAGATTGGCCAGCCTTTAATTATCGTTGAAGCAATGAAAATGGAGCTATCCATCACGGCAACGCTTTCGGGAACCATTACTCATATTAGTGCGCAACCCGGCCAGCAAGTGACCCCTGGACAACTATTATTACGATTAACCGAAGGGGATATTACCCATGCCTAA